One Entelurus aequoreus isolate RoL-2023_Sb linkage group LG09, RoL_Eaeq_v1.1, whole genome shotgun sequence genomic window carries:
- the klhl31 gene encoding kelch-like protein 31, which produces MAPKKNKTTKKSKGDINEITIMVEDSPVNKINGLNTLLEGGNGFSCISTEVTDSVYAPNLLEGLSTMRHESFLCDLTVSTKSKSFDVHKVVMASCSDYIRNILKKDSALQKIDLTDLSPVGLATTITYAYSGKLTLSLYSIGSTIAAAMLLQIGTLVKMCSDFLMQELTVENCMYVANIADAYNLKEAKEASQKYMRENFIEFSEMEQFLKLTYEQISDFLTDDSLRLPSEVTAFQIAMKWLDFDDKRLKYATDLLTHIRFGTISAQDLVNHIQSVPRMMQDPECHRLLVDAMNYHLLPYQQNILQSRRTKVRGGLKVILTVGGRPALTEKSLSKEVLYRDVDNVWNRLTEMPAKSFNQCVAVLDGFLYVAGGEDQNDARNQAKHAVSNFCRYDPRFNTWIHLNNMIQRRTHFSLSTFNGLLFAIGGRNTDGVQASVECYVPSSNQWQMKSPMEVPRCCHASSVIDGKILVSGGYINNAYSRAVCSYDPSTDSWQDKSSLSSPRGWHCAATVGDRAYVIGGSQLGGRGERVDVLAVESFNPHSGQWSYCTPLHTGVSTAGISILNNKIYLLGGWNEGEKKYKKCIQVYNPDLNEWTDDDELPEATVGISCCVVTIPTRKTTRESRASSVSSAPVSI; this is translated from the exons ATGGCACCGAAAAAGAACAAGACGACCAAGAAGAGCAAAGGAGACATCAATGAGATAACCATCATGGTTGAGGACAGCCCTGTCAACAAGATCAACGGGCTGAACACACTGTTAGAAGGAGGAAATGGCTTCAGCTGCATTTCCACCGAGGTTACGGATTCCGTCTATGCCCCCAACCTCCTGGAGGGTCTGAGCACCATGCGGCACGAGAGCTTCCTGTGCGATCTCACCGTGTCCACCAAGTCTAAGTCCTTTGACGTCCACAAGGTCGTCATGGCCTCATGCAGCGACTACATTCGCAACATCTTGAAAAAAGATTCCGCGCTGCAGAAAATCGACTTGACTGACCTCTCCCCTGTCGGCCTGGCTACAACGATCACATACGCATACTCGGGAAAGCTCACCTTGTCGCTCTACAGCATCGGCAGCACCATCGCAGCGGCCATGCTCTTGCAGATCGGCACCTTAGTGAAGATGTGCAGCGACTTCCTCATGCAGGAGCTCACTGTGGAGAACTGCATGTACGTGGCCAACATCGCAGATGCCTACAATCTTAAAGAAGCCAAGGAGGCGTCGCAGAAGTACATGCGGGAAAACTTTATAGAGTTCTCCGAGATGGAGCAGTTCCTAAAGCTCACCTATGAGCAGATCAGCGACTTCCTCACAGACGATTCCCTGCGTCTTCCATCGGAGGTTACCGCTTTCCAGATCGCCATGAAGTGGTTGGACTTTGACGACAAGAGGTTGAAGTACGCCACCGATCTCCTGACTCACATTCGCTTTGGCACCATCTCCGCGCAAGATCTTGTAAACCACATCCAGAGCGTGCCAAGGATGATGCAAGACCCCGAGTGCCACCGTCTTCTGGTGGATGCCATGAACTACCACCTGCTGCCATACCAACAGAATATCCTCCAGTCCAGAAGGACGAAGGTGCGCGGTGGCCTCAAGGTGATACTGACCGTCGGAGGACGGCCCGCCTTGACGGAGAAGTCTCTTAGCAAGGAGGTTCTCTACAGAGATGTCGATAACGTGTGGAATCGCTTGACAGAAATGCCGGCCAAGAGCTTTAATCAGTGTGTGGCAGTCTTGGATGGCTTCCTGTATGTGGCTGGAGGTGAGGACCAGAATGATGCGAGGAACCAGGCCAAGCATGCCGTCAGCAATTTCTGCAG GTATGACCCCCGCTTTAACACTTGGATCCACCTGAATAACATGATCCAAAGACGCACCCACTTCAGCCTCAGCACCTTCAACGGTCTACTCTTTGCCATCGGAGGCCGTAACACCGACGGTGTTCAGGCTTCGGTGGAGTGCTACGTGCCATCGTCCAACCAGTGGCAAATGAAATCGCCAATGGAGGTGCCCCGCTGCTGTCACGCCAGCTCTGTCATTGACGGCAAGATCCTGGTTTCGGGAGGCTACATCAACAATGCCTACTCCAGAGCCGTGTGTTCGTACGACCCGTCCACCGACAGCTGGCAGGATAAAAGCAGCCTGAGCTCGCCTCGAGGTTGGCACTGTGCCGCCACAGTGGGCGACCGCGCCTATGTCATCGGTGGCAGCCAGCTGGGAGGTCGCGGAGAGAGGGTGGACGTCCTAGCAGTGGAATCCTTCAACCCTCATTCGGGGCAGTGGAGCTACTGCACTCCCCTTCACACGGGCGTAAGCACGGCCGGTATTTCCATTTTGAACAACAAGATATATCTCCTCGGGGGCTGGAACGAGGGCGAGAAGAAGTACAAAAAGTGCATTCAGGTGTACAACCCTGACCTCAATGAATGGACTGACGATGATGAGTTGCCAGAAGCGACAGTGGGCATTTCCTGCTGCGTTGTCACCATACCCACAAGGAAAACAACACGAGAGTCAAGAGCCAGCTCTGTTTCCTCTGCACCAGTCAGTATATAG